In Kaistella sp. 97-N-M2, the sequence TTACCTCACATGGCTCTTTTTACATTTTCCTGACTCTTTTTACTTTTTCCTGCTATTTACACCACAGGTTTTTCCTGGCAAAGCTCGACCAAAATGCCGTTGGTGGATTTGGGATGAAGGAACACAACGAGCTTGTTGTCGGCGCCGTCTTTGGGTTCTTCGGAAATGAAAATGAAACCGGCTTTTTTTAAACGCTCAATCTCGGTGTAAATGTTTTCCACGCCGAACGCGATGTGATGGATTCCTTCGCCGCGCTTGTCTAGAAACTTGGCGATGGGACTTTCGGAAGTGGTGGCTTCGAGGAGCTCGATCTTGGATGCGCCGAGTTCATAAAACGACGTGGTGACGCCTTCCCGTTCGACGGCTTCGTGTTTGTAGTTTTCTTTGCCGAGAAGACGGGCAAAAAGTTCGTCGGAGCTTTGTAAGGATTTAACGGCGATGCCGAGGTGTTCGATTTTCATGGATGTGGAATGGATGATGTTTAATTATTACTGCGCAGTTATGTTTATGCCTGTTATTGCAGTGGTTTTTTGGACAGGATTTTGCTTTTGGCGGGAACTGCGTGAGGGCGAAGTGCATTGTTGGAGCTCTTTTTGGGGCGGCGGAGCCGCCGCCCCAAAAAAGCGACTGCACGCAGACCGACCTTTTTTCGCCCGGACTTTGGCGTCGGAAAAAAAAGGGCACGCCCAAATATTCAAACAAAAATAGTAAATTTGCGCCATGAACGAAAGCAACAGACAGAAAAAAGTCGCCCAGATTATACAGGAGGATTTCGCAGAACTCTTCCGCAAACAGGCCGCGGAAAGTAAACAGACTTTTTTGGTCTCGGTTTCGGATGTGAAAGTAACGCCGGATCTGAGCATCGCCAAAATTTATCTGAGCATTTTCCCTCCGGAATTCCGCAAAGAAATCATGAAGGAAATCCTGGTGAACAAAGCGCAGTACCGAAATTTTATGGGCCAGAAGATGGGCAAACAGGTGCGGATTATTCCGGAACT encodes:
- the mce gene encoding methylmalonyl-CoA epimerase, coding for MKIEHLGIAVKSLQSSDELFARLLGKENYKHEAVEREGVTTSFYELGASKIELLEATTSESPIAKFLDKRGEGIHHIAFGVENIYTEIERLKKAGFIFISEEPKDGADNKLVVFLHPKSTNGILVELCQEKPVV
- the rbfA gene encoding 30S ribosome-binding factor RbfA — encoded protein: MNESNRQKKVAQIIQEDFAELFRKQAAESKQTFLVSVSDVKVTPDLSIAKIYLSIFPPEFRKEIMKEILVNKAQYRNFMGQKMGKQVRIIPELNFYMDTTLDDVEKIEKELKGEGENPVL